The following is a genomic window from Miscanthus floridulus cultivar M001 chromosome 14, ASM1932011v1, whole genome shotgun sequence.
CCGACCAGGGGAGCCACCGCGTGGGGGAGGGAGGGGTCTCGTGCGCCTCCGCATGGGGGAGAGAGGGGTGCGCCACCGCATTGGGGAGAAGGAGGAGCATCGCAGGGGAGTGGGAAGAGCTCAGTGGAGAGAGAAAGGGCGCAGGGGAGACCGACGCGCCAGGGGTGCGCCACCACATGGGGGGATGAGGGGATCGCAGGAGAGAAGGGCGTGGGGGAGCGCGCTGCTTGGTCAGctgaggagggagagggagaggaagagaaatGAGTGAATGAAAACCTAACTTTGTGTATTTATATTGTAGACTGTTATTGGGCCTCACCTAGCCTAGTTGGGCCTCAACCTTTTCAAAGGCGGGCCTTGTAAACGACCACCTCGGTTGCGTTACAACAACCGCCTAGTTaataggcattaaccgaggcggttatgTTATGTTGACCGCCTCGGTTAGTGTATTAACTGAGGCAGTTGCGTTACAACCACTGCCTTGGTTAATAGGCATTAACTAAGGTGGTTAAGCTACAATGCCCGCCTCTGttaagcattaaccgaggcggtcgttGGCCCGGCTGCCCTGCCTtgaataaccgaggcgggcaaccggGCCGCCCCCCTCCGAGGCCATTTTGGAAATGCTGCGCAAAatcttttgtgtagtagtgaaaaaTCAGAAAGATTAGTCCATTAATTTGATCACCATTAATATTAATAGCCATTAGATCtattcctttttttttctaaaaaattactCACCTCCGTCAATATGAAAATACACTAATGTAACCCCCTAAACTTATGTCTTAATTACCCACCTTTGCCATTATAGCGCATAACAACCTATTAATGAAAACTCGCCACACGTGCCTAATAATAGATCGTCATCTTATCCCGTTTCCTGTCGTATTAGCCATATATGGGCATGCAGCCCGGGCTCGTGAGTCCGGCACGAGGCCTGGTattttttggcccggcccaagcatAGCCTGGCCCGATGGCCAGCTGGCCTAGGCTGGCATGGCCTGGAGGAACATGCCATGCCTGGGCCGCATCCTAGgcacgtgggctggcacggcatgaCCCGCTCCCCAACAGTAGGCCCGGTGCCAGCAGGCCTCCCCTCCCCGCCACACCATAGCCCACCTCCCCTCCCCGGCTCGTCGCTACATTTGGCCCAGCCCACCTCCCCTCCCCACTACACCCCCGCTCCATATAAAATGCAGGCACTGTGGCTACCCCTCTCACTCCCAAAACCCTAACTCAGaaatcccctcccctcccccgctgtgtcgctctctctcgctctcgctccaTCGCTCGCACTCTCGCTCTCGCTCGTATTCGACCATCCTTGTCGACCATCGTCCCTGGCTCCGGTAACCTCACCGCCGCTCCCCCACCTCACCCTGAGTTCCTTGATCCCCTCCCttttccctctctctcctctaTCCTCTCGGTGACCATGTGAGTTTGTGTTCCCGTCACTCCCTCCGGTGACACTCGCCGTCCTTGCTAATCTGTTCCCTGTCTTGTTGGCTtgtgtggccctcgtcttctccggcGTCGGGCTCCAGTTGCGTAGGTAAgagctaaccctaaccctaaccctttcATCCTTTTGAGTTCTGATCTTCTCCTTTTGTAGGTCGGTTGCTGATGCCTCGTCCTCTATCTGCGGCATAGAGTGGGTAAGGTGGCCGCGCGCGCTGTTGAGGAACGGGGCTGGAGAGCTGTCATCCGTGGCCGAGGGCCCGATGGTGGATGCCGATATTGTCTATCCTGTCACCAGCAATATGGACCTGATCGCGGCAGGGCTGAACCCCGAGCGCGACGACGACGTCCGTGACGCTGCTGCAGCGTTGTTCGGTGTCGACATCGGTAGCGGCCCTGCTCCGATCGATCTAGATGGTGGTGATGCAGGGGCAGCGGCGACGGCGATAGGGACGACAGTGGCCTCCAACACCAACAACATAGACAGTTACGATACTCCAACCTCTTCTTCTGTGGGTAAGCACAAGTCTGCTATCTGGGCTGATTTGAGGAGATCTATGAGGAGGTGAATGGTAACAAGATTCAAACTACTACTATCTGTAGAATGTGTAAGGCTGTTTTGAGTGCTAGATCTGCTGTTGGTACTGGTCATTTGATTAGGCACCAAAAATCTTATAGGAAAAAGGTTGATCATgctgctagggttcagtctaggcttgcttttaatcctgatggttctgtgcATAACTGGAACTATAATCCGGCTGTGGCTCGATCTGAGTTGTGctggttgattgctaggcttgaccttCCATTAGGTATAGGTGAGACAGAGGCCTTCGAGGACTATATTGTTCATTCTCATAACCCTAAGTTTGTTAAGTCTTTTAGAaggaccaccactagagatcttggtaaGTTGTTTAATGAATGCCTTGATGAAGATGAAGGTGGAGCTGCTGTTGCTAGTGACTAAGAGTGAGACTGAGAGTGGActcgatgaagatgaagatggagCTGCTGCTGTTGGTGACTGAGAGTGGACTTGAATacttagatgaagatgaagatgaaggtggagctgctgctgctgtgctttTGTGTGAGTTGAGAGTGGACTTATCACTCACTCACTTGTGTTACATTTGCATTTGAACAATAGTCTATAATAACTTAATATAATTTTTAGAGCTGGctgtactcttttttcctttctagggtttctcacaaaagtgagttttacctagaaagattTTTAATGAAGCAGCATTGCACAAACAGCTCATTCTGTTATCTAAGTTTCTGTTATCTATGTCGAATTGTCGATATCGTTTTGTCGTTCTTGTAAGTTCATAAGTATGTAAGTGAAACTGTGAGTTCAAAAGTTACTGTGATCTTTTCTTACTTGGTTGCTAAAGTGTGAAAATGTTTGAGCTTTTGAGGAGATGGGTTCTTTGAGGTGTTTCATGTGAATCGggctgtgggctggcacggcccgcaaATTCTGGCGTCCCTGACGGGTTGGCCCGGCATGAAAAAAGGCCCatagggccatgcctgggccgaagATCAGGCCCGCGTGCCTGTTAGGCCTGAACcccatcgggccgtgccggcccgttACCATGCCGGGCCGGGCCTTGCCGGCCTGTTGCCCATCTATAGTATTAGCCAAGCCCTGCTGCCGCCGCCATCCATATTCACCGAGCTTCAACCAGGCAAAGTAAATCGACCTGTCCATCCTTCTACGGCGCATCCCTCCCAAGTGATGTCAAGCCGGTTCTTAACTGCCCATAAGAGGGATAGCCTAGGTGAGTGTATTTGGTGCAGTGGTTGTTCTTTGGATTGCCGTATCAATCTCCTATGTGAACTTGGGTGTACAGGGTTCATAAACCACAAGGAGTAGCCGAGATCAAGAAGAGATGGCAAGTCAGATTATTATCATGGTCTCATGGCCGGACGAGCTGGTGTTGGACAGGTGCTCGCAGCTGAACCCGGCCCGGCGTCCTTTGTCAACCGCATGGATGGAGCTCGCTCGAGTGCGATAAGATTGGCGGACGACGACGTTTCTGTCAACAAGAATAATTGGCATAGCCGCAGGTACGCTACTATCGCTCGTTAATACTAGCTAGCCTGCAGGAAGGGCCGGCCGgcagggatgcatcatgttgccACGTCTGCTTTTCAGCAGACCTGTAGGAAGCACTACAGGAAAatcaggctttgccgactgccagtctCTTTCCCGACTGCCTTTCtccaggcagtcggcaaaggggctctttgccgactgtttttctctggcagtcggcaaagagcctggcagtcggcaaagcctctccaaggcagtcggcaaaggctggcAGTCggtaaagaggtctttgccgactgcaaaaGACAGTCGGCAAAGACAGACCGTCGGCAAAAGTGGTCGGACGGGACGGAATTCCGGGCCGTcggctttgccgactgccctccgttagcagtcggcaaaggcctgCCCTATTTGCCGACTGCCAAGgaaaggcagtcggcaaagaagctctttcccGACTGCCATgttaggcagtcggcaaagatttttttattattattattttttatcccAGTTTTTTTCTGTGGGCAGTACATATTGTTTGAAATctcatgttcaaatttgggacctttttatgatattttgctatatttcattcaattattttatttccttgcaTTTTCTCGCATagtccaaatttgaactgcaggtgcatgaaataatgaaacgCAGCCGttcgaaaaataatattcatgttgaaGAGTGTATTTTTAGGCCATGTACATGACCCCACTCAAAAAATTGAAGGTCTTGTCCACGACAGATGACCATCCCGATGCGGTATTAGTAttttttaattataaaaaatccaaacgaagtctgaaaatcacgaaacttggcgaggtgtcatgttatcataTGCGGATACCATGGTAAAAATTGGACGATGTTTGGAGCAAGTTGCGTCATCTGATGTCCAAAACTCCCATATCTCACATGTGATATCATATGTGATCACATGTGAGATATCAGAGTTTTGGACATCAGACGACGAAACTTATTcgaaacattttcaattttttaccatagtctccacatacgatatcatgatgtcttgccaagtttcatgattttcagactacgtttgaattttttaTAATTGAAAAATACTTCTACCGCACCGGGATTGTCATCTCGCGTGGACAAGACCTTCTAATTTTTGGGTGGGCTCATGTACATGGTCTAAAAATACACTCttcaacatgaatattatttttcgaaTGGCTGCGTTTGATTATTTTATGCACCTGCAGTTTAAATTTGGACTATGCGAGAAAAtgcaaggaaataaaataattgtATAAAATATAGCAAAATATCATCAAAAGGTCCCAAATTTGTACATTGTACTTGAAACAATATGTTTAGCCCACAGGAAAAAATTGGaaccaaaaaaccaaaaaaaaaaaaaatctttgtcgactGCCGTGgggaggcagtcggcaaaggatttgccgactgtatgcagtcggtaaagcctttgccgactgccgcttTACGGCAGTCGGGAAAGGCTCTgttgttttaaaaaaataaaaaaaggaaggGATAACCCTATCCACTCACACCCCCGCCCACCCCCGCGACCCGCGCGCCCGCCCCGCGACCCCCGCCTTCACCGCCCCGCCGCCGGCCCCGCGAGCCGCGCGCACTCGCCCTGCGCCGCCCTACCGCGCCGGCCGCGGCCAGATCCGCCGCGCCCCGCGCCCGCGGCGCGGCCGCAGGAAGACGTGCAGCCCCGCCCGTTCCCCCCCGCCCCGCGCGCCCCACAACACCCCCGACCACCCCCGCGACCCTCCCACGCCACCGCGACCCCCGCCTTCCAAGCGACACCCGGGCCCCCGGCGGGCCTCTCGCCAGCCTGCCCCACGCCCAGCCGCCGGGCAAGAATCCGCCGCGCACCCGGCGCCGCGCGCCTCAGCACGCATAGGCCCCGCTGCCCGTCCGCCGCCGCGGCTCTCCCCCGCCACGCCGGcctcccgccgccgccatggcgctgCCTGCGCGCGCACGCGCTGCCCTCCCCCGCCGTGGCGCCGCCCGGCCGGCAGCGCCGCCCTGCCCCGGCCTCGTCCCCCCTGCGCCCGGCCAGACCCCCCCTCCCGCCGGCCATCTCCCCTCCCAGCTACTCCGTCCGGCCTCCGGCGCTCGTCCTCCGGGCTCTCCCTGTCGCTGCCCGCTGCGGCGCCGCCCGTTCTCCTCCTTGCCGAGCCGTGTATGTGATGTCGGCCATCGAGCCGTGTATGTGATGTCGGCCATCGAGCCGTGTATGTGATGTCGGCCATCGAGCCGTGTATGTGATGTTGAATTCTTTTTGCAGGTTCTGGAAACCTCTCCGTAcaagggaggttctgccgaaaattTGTACTTATATTGTTTTGTTGTGTTTCAGAAAAGCGCGGATCCGAAGTAGCCCCGTGCCTTGGTCGTCGGCCTGCACAGCGTCACCTCGGCAccttaggtataacccctcttcccATATCATGGTCTAGGTCGCGTCAccaagttaggtgtctcccgtccgaaatTGATACAGTTGGAAGTAGTACttccaaccgtatctgtttcggattgtccacgttttttggacagcccacggatgcgtagatgggttagcttCCATGTCTTGCTCATGTCTGAGTCGTAGTTTCGGTTGCACCTCccggttgttctccggatacacacacTCCCTACggggacgtgtatctggagaacagcggggaggtgctgccgaaattccgatTCAGACGTGGGCATGCATGGaagctaacccatctacgcatccgcgggtgggattaggacctatccttcacctattagcaGGTAGGAACGCCATGTAGATGCAATGCCTGGTTTTACTACTTGCTTATGCATACGTATTACAGAGGATGGCtaaccgtgattggatgtacacgggctttgCAAGAAAGGACGAGGATTGGGTTAGGGGGACCTCTAATTTCCTAGACCAAGCATTTGGCCCGGCTGCTAGAGGGTCGattcggatgccgtgtccctgtAGGAGTTGTAAGAactcaaaaagaaaaataaaggatGAGATTTGGAAAGATCTGTACAGAAACGGCTATGTGGAAGATTACAAGACGTGGATCTTCCATGGTGAAAAAGcccgtattagagaggaggtgagaGCAGAGCTCGAGAAGTTTGATGGCGATGCCGGGGTGGATGACATGATTGTAGACTTCAACGAGGCACGTGGCAATGAAAGATTGGTGGAGGAGGATCCAGAGGAAACCGCAAAGGCTCCCTCGGACAGTACTGTGACGCATGGGTAAGCTTCTGTCGATTgattgatttatttatttatttattctatctCATTACGTGTAATCGTCCTTGTGTGTTCCTTGCAGTCCCGCTACCATGACGGGCAGGTCATCAACTTGTACGAGGGCTACGCTTTGTCGAACAAGGGCAAAGCGTCTGATCCGAACAACGTCTTCAGCTCGGCagatgggcccgaggcgtacaccaacccGAACGTCTATGAAAAGATGGCCCGGTACACCGAGGCGGCTCGCCAGCGCTATGGTCCGGACTACGATCCAACCCAgcagcccctggacacagacctcgtGATGAGGACGGGAGGAGGGAAACCGCACGGCCAGTACTCGATTGCCAACAACGCAATCGATCCGACCAACGTTCCTAGCCTTCGTCAGATTCGTAGGTCCACCAGCACGACCTCCGACGTCCCCATACGCCGTCGGCAGCCGTCCACGTTGGCAGCGGTTCAGGTACCTTCAGTTCCATTCCTCGTTAATTGGTTTTACATATGTACCTAATTACCTGGGTGTGACATTGCAGTCCGAGCTGGCCGAGCTGCGGGCCGCGACAGAGGCCCGAGAGGAGGCCCATCGGCGGGAGATAGCGGCCAGAGAGGAGGCCCATCGGCAGGAGGCTTTGCGCTGGAGGCAGGACTTTGCCAGCTACATTCAGAGCATTCAGATCCCTGGTGCTGTCATGCCTCCTTTACCCGCCACGATGTTCGGTCCAGCACCTATTGACCCTACGGGGA
Proteins encoded in this region:
- the LOC136503461 gene encoding uncharacterized protein, encoding MAGGRGGLAGRRGDEAGAGRRCRPGGATAGEGSACARRQRHGGGGRPAWRGRAAAADGQRGLCVLRRAAPGARRILARRLGVGQAGERPAGGPGVAWKAGVAVAWEGRGGGRGCCGARGAGGNGRGCTSSCGRAAGAGRGGSGRGRRGRAAQGECARLAGPAAGR